In Entomospira culicis, the following are encoded in one genomic region:
- a CDS encoding carbohydrate ABC transporter permease gives MVHRRSMMDHVNTAFMAIFTLSILIPLFNVLALSFSDPFAVDVFIWPKEFTTESYKQVFNDPRIYRAFVISILRTVVGVSTSIIFTGIVAYAMSKNDLWGRSLYMKMGILTMFIGGGMIPTFLLYRQLGLLNNFMVYIIPALFSFYNMIIFMNFFRELPKELEESARIDGASQWTIFFRIIIPLSIPVVLTIALFNGVGHWNDYMTAKLYIANKESIHPIQMFLYNMILASAARDMQNLPVEVGMTTTKSLQLATMVITTAPIVMVYPFIQKYFIKGMLVGSVK, from the coding sequence ATGGTACACCGACGCTCCATGATGGATCACGTAAACACCGCTTTTATGGCGATATTCACCTTGAGTATCTTGATTCCGCTCTTCAATGTGCTGGCGCTCTCCTTTAGCGACCCATTTGCCGTAGATGTCTTTATCTGGCCCAAGGAATTCACCACGGAATCTTATAAACAGGTCTTCAACGATCCCCGTATCTATCGCGCGTTTGTTATTTCGATTTTGCGTACGGTTGTCGGGGTGAGCACGAGCATCATCTTTACCGGCATCGTGGCATACGCGATGAGTAAAAATGATTTATGGGGACGCAGTCTTTATATGAAAATGGGTATTTTAACCATGTTTATCGGCGGTGGCATGATCCCGACCTTCTTACTCTATCGACAATTAGGCTTATTAAATAACTTTATGGTTTATATCATTCCAGCGCTCTTTAGCTTTTATAACATGATTATTTTTATGAACTTTTTCCGTGAGCTACCCAAAGAGCTCGAAGAGTCTGCCCGCATCGACGGCGCAAGTCAATGGACAATCTTCTTTCGGATTATTATTCCGCTCTCCATTCCCGTCGTCTTAACCATCGCGCTCTTTAACGGCGTAGGACACTGGAACGACTACATGACCGCCAAGCTCTATATCGCCAATAAGGAGAGCATTCATCCCATCCAGATGTTCTTATATAACATGATTTTAGCTTCCGCTGCGCGGGATATGCAGAATCTGCCTGTCGAAGTGGGCATGACCACAACCAAATCACTACAACTAGCCACCATGGTTATCACCACCGCGCCCATTGTGATGGTTTATCCCTTTATCCAAAAATATTTCATCAAAGGAATGCTGGTTGGCTCTGTAAAATAG
- a CDS encoding ABC transporter permease, with protein MKQQELKGLALIRKQLPLQLMVWPMVIFLIIFHYIPIYGIIIAFQDFTIFDGFFGSRWVGLEQFRAFLEDRNFWLATQNTLGINALRLVIGFPAAIILAVMVNEMRMGFFRKSTQTISYLPHFLSWVIFGGMIISWLSSTGIVNQILVGLKIIERPITFLIEPRYYWWIAVFSDIWKEVGWNTILYLAAMAGIDPTLYEAATVDGATRLQQIIKITIPSIRGIIILTFVLAMGGLFGSNLDQTLILQNSLNRSRSEVISSYVFRMGISGGDYSYATAIGLFLSLISLVLVLSTHYITKRMNDRSIF; from the coding sequence ATGAAGCAACAAGAGCTTAAAGGGTTAGCGCTTATCCGCAAGCAATTACCCTTGCAGTTGATGGTTTGGCCCATGGTGATTTTTCTGATTATTTTTCATTATATACCGATTTACGGTATTATTATCGCGTTTCAAGACTTTACCATTTTCGACGGATTCTTCGGTAGCAGGTGGGTGGGGCTAGAGCAATTTCGTGCCTTTTTAGAAGATAGAAATTTTTGGTTAGCCACCCAAAACACCTTGGGAATCAATGCTTTACGTCTGGTTATTGGCTTTCCGGCGGCGATTATCCTTGCGGTGATGGTCAACGAAATGCGCATGGGATTTTTTCGCAAAAGCACGCAGACGATCTCTTACCTCCCGCACTTTCTCTCTTGGGTTATCTTTGGTGGCATGATCATCTCTTGGCTCTCCAGCACCGGCATTGTTAATCAAATTTTGGTGGGTCTTAAGATTATTGAGCGCCCGATTACCTTTTTAATTGAACCTCGCTATTATTGGTGGATTGCGGTCTTTTCTGATATTTGGAAAGAAGTAGGTTGGAATACCATTCTCTACCTTGCGGCGATGGCAGGCATCGATCCCACGCTCTATGAGGCGGCGACCGTAGATGGCGCGACACGTCTTCAACAAATCATCAAGATTACTATCCCTTCGATTCGCGGAATCATTATCCTCACCTTCGTCTTGGCGATGGGCGGACTCTTTGGCTCTAACCTCGATCAAACCTTAATTTTACAAAACTCCCTCAACCGCTCCCGCAGTGAGGTCATCTCCTCCTATGTCTTTAGGATGGGTATTTCCGGTGGCGATTACTCTTATGCAACGGCGATTGGACTCTTTTTGTCCTTAATCTCTTTGGTCTTAGTACTTAGCACCCACTATATCACCAAGCGCATGAACGATCGTTCAATCTTTTAG